DNA from Stenotrophomonas bentonitica:
TCGTGTGATCTGATGATGGCTCTGGTATCGGCTGGCCTCGCACTTGGGTTTACGGGCGCCGCGCGCATCGCCGCCCATCCTGACTCGGGCGTGGTGGCCCGACCGCTGGCTTTGCGTGTGCCGCCGCTGACGACCTACCTGTTGCACGCCGAAGGTCAGCCGTTCGATGTGCTTGCACGGTTCATTGAGCGTGCGCAGGCCATCGAGTCACCGGAAGCCCCAAGGCCCAAGCCGGGCCATTATTCCGATTCCCTGGAGGAACCTGCGCCATGAAAAGGATCATCCCGCTCTTGCTTGCGGCCGCGCTGGCTGCCTGCGGCCAGTCCGAAACGCCTCACAAGGCCAACACATCGGAAGCGAATATCCCGACGGTGGAAGAACTGGCGGCCAACCCCGACCGGCTCAAGGAACTGCGCCAGCAATG
Protein-coding regions in this window:
- a CDS encoding EexN family lipoprotein, which translates into the protein MKRIIPLLLAAALAACGQSETPHKANTSEANIPTVEELAANPDRLKELRQQCKTDRPKLGDVLCNRVAEATRKRFYGDGETPYTPPKESPKF